A single region of the Pirellulaceae bacterium genome encodes:
- a CDS encoding PQQ-binding-like beta-propeller repeat protein — MMGRISALACLVVATELFFPTVIQAQGFNRRSNTPEVARVLMLAPREYQQQLKLATRALEEQQYSEAIEHLADLLHASPEADAERTEDFFVGKASDNHLSSSLRAQARQLLGQMPPAGRELYELQYGAEARRQLKEALKASDLSDLSDVSRRYFHTQAGYTATMLLGRFYTDLGRPLAAAMCFSRLSNAAEARKKYDPELSLLLAQSWQMSGMPEKAVEVLQEIRQRSPEATFLIRGEQVPIFTETDEPIAWLDRVFASPAQPGNRLANEWHMHRGVPSRNAQVDGSLPLLRTRWRVQVANDPDDEAMIARLMAEQSERNQASIPTISPLIVDGVLLMKTSENMMAIDFATGKRIWEYPWSEPIETVVNEDSPVPPTKDARLKRLEERLWLDSIYGQMASDGKTLFLVDDLGYAQSSAAGLRIQMMRGMRITNPNQPQDYNALVALDVRTQGKYRWRVGGINGEDEPKLAKAFFLGAPLVLAQDLYILAEVRGDVSLFVLDSQTGKVRWSQQLAHVGQLSILNDPIRRLAGATPSYSDGVLICPTSAGAIVAIDVPNRSLLWGYQYQRSFANSSIRNGIRINRTFAGSRAPDRDKWIDSTATISDGKVLITPPEGGELHCLDLLTGKPAWTAKQRDGNLYLACVHDGKAVLVGKRSIVAINMSDGTEAWQLPVGSQRDSSRVAAVPTGRGFLSGNLYYLPTNLELMQIDVSTGTLLEAIRTERPLGNLLSYRDHMVSLGPDYVTAYSRVDRLKLLVEEQLADNPNDPWSIEQQGLLLIDEGQSEEALQFLRQAFELYSPEDDRREGAKTLLVDTLLDALKTNFANNGKLAEEVNDLIDRPLQREKYLRLMGKGLLDSGKPKAAFDAYLELAFHQSNSPSMRSSGSLPLLESGSRMHLVRRDRFVRSGIRESLRQATSDQQAEMNAAIESRLEIAMNSDSPGPLENLLAIFGDHEDSHRIRLELASRYLKAGKFLNSEFVVGPLLSSKRPEIAAPAWAISAAILSAAEQASAAAECLQHIQQTWPNQICYQGQTVEEMIAALPKESGTAFEMSRGPRWPYGRVAVEPIKAVASNLTRRFQPYAKFRPIPILEQSGAIKPRFQVTFDTNAATSLVIKDTLGREKTRINQLRNQTQRLNENTLTCKTLGHLLLLNLGQGVVAANTLQTDLPTQTQILWPDNYNEMLSSTVNRRTMRSNTSVQTNAWGQNGTTISGRRINSIGPVSYDGVLYQQGSRLICVEPLSGETLWTRQDLSADSRIWGDSEFVFVSARNTEEATVFRTLDGEQVGRRSVPAESKRWKTEGRQILTWTEETVAGEKRWNLKLLDPWTQENSWEHSFTPFSKGFVTQDNYVAIVESEGKSGKLTLLALEDGKVLISQPLKPFLKGKAPSEVYLLPSEDQWLVIVGFPPVAVNGLQVNSFPDGGSAPLIDAQIYAFDRQSGQSQWDVPAVVEGFSLPLDQPQDLPVLAFVRQEFKTGKRNSRSRPQLALLCLDKRDGRVLMDIDKLNFSYGGFKIQGNDADKSVSLQLQNVHNYRLQFSHQPQAPEPPAQMGSADNRPQGTGLSSVVGAVIGAIGKQVQKQGKEAEEGLIKIIENQAKPDPPQPPKPDK, encoded by the coding sequence ATGATGGGACGAATTTCGGCTCTAGCGTGCTTAGTTGTCGCGACGGAACTCTTTTTTCCGACCGTGATCCAAGCTCAGGGATTTAATCGACGTTCCAACACTCCGGAGGTCGCACGGGTGCTGATGTTGGCACCTCGCGAGTACCAGCAGCAGCTGAAATTGGCTACCCGTGCGTTAGAAGAGCAGCAATACAGTGAAGCGATTGAGCATTTAGCGGATCTGTTGCATGCTTCTCCCGAAGCGGACGCAGAACGAACGGAAGATTTCTTTGTTGGCAAAGCATCCGATAACCATCTGAGCTCAAGTCTTCGCGCCCAAGCCCGTCAACTCCTAGGCCAAATGCCACCCGCCGGGCGTGAGCTTTATGAACTGCAATATGGTGCGGAAGCCCGTCGACAACTCAAAGAGGCGTTAAAGGCATCCGATTTGAGTGACCTATCAGATGTTTCGCGGAGATACTTTCACACGCAAGCCGGTTACACCGCGACGATGTTATTGGGACGATTTTACACCGATCTCGGCCGTCCACTGGCCGCCGCCATGTGTTTCTCACGTTTATCGAACGCGGCCGAAGCCCGCAAAAAATACGATCCCGAACTGTCATTACTCCTGGCCCAAAGCTGGCAAATGTCAGGCATGCCAGAGAAGGCAGTGGAAGTCTTGCAGGAAATTCGACAACGCAGCCCGGAAGCCACTTTTTTGATTCGTGGCGAACAAGTTCCGATCTTCACCGAGACGGATGAACCGATCGCGTGGCTCGATCGCGTCTTTGCTTCGCCCGCACAGCCAGGCAATCGACTTGCAAACGAGTGGCATATGCATCGTGGCGTCCCCTCTCGAAACGCTCAGGTCGACGGATCACTTCCCCTGTTACGAACGCGTTGGCGCGTTCAAGTGGCCAACGACCCGGATGATGAAGCGATGATTGCCAGGTTGATGGCGGAACAAAGTGAACGGAATCAAGCCTCCATTCCGACCATCAGTCCACTGATTGTCGACGGGGTGTTGCTGATGAAAACCTCTGAAAACATGATGGCGATCGATTTCGCAACGGGTAAGCGGATCTGGGAGTACCCTTGGTCCGAGCCGATCGAAACCGTGGTTAACGAAGACTCACCGGTGCCGCCAACCAAAGACGCGCGTCTTAAACGTTTGGAAGAAAGACTCTGGCTCGACTCGATTTACGGTCAAATGGCGAGCGATGGCAAAACACTTTTCCTCGTGGATGATCTGGGCTATGCCCAGTCATCGGCTGCAGGTCTGCGTATCCAGATGATGCGAGGCATGCGGATTACCAATCCCAATCAACCCCAGGATTACAATGCTCTGGTTGCACTGGACGTCCGCACGCAAGGCAAATATCGTTGGCGAGTAGGTGGCATCAACGGCGAAGATGAGCCGAAACTTGCGAAAGCTTTTTTCCTGGGAGCTCCGTTAGTGCTCGCGCAGGACTTGTATATCCTCGCAGAAGTTCGCGGCGACGTCAGTCTTTTCGTACTCGATTCGCAGACGGGCAAGGTCCGTTGGTCTCAACAGCTGGCCCATGTCGGCCAGCTCAGCATTTTGAACGATCCGATACGAAGATTGGCCGGGGCCACCCCCTCCTATTCGGACGGGGTGTTGATCTGCCCGACGTCGGCGGGCGCCATCGTGGCAATTGACGTCCCGAACCGATCGCTGCTCTGGGGTTATCAGTACCAACGCAGTTTTGCCAACTCTTCAATCCGAAACGGAATCCGCATCAACCGCACCTTTGCGGGCTCGCGTGCACCCGACCGCGACAAGTGGATCGACTCGACGGCTACCATCTCGGACGGAAAAGTGCTGATTACGCCTCCCGAGGGCGGCGAGTTGCATTGCTTAGACCTTCTGACCGGCAAACCCGCCTGGACCGCCAAACAACGTGATGGCAACCTTTACCTTGCCTGCGTCCATGACGGCAAGGCCGTGTTGGTCGGCAAACGCTCAATTGTCGCAATCAACATGAGCGATGGCACAGAAGCTTGGCAACTGCCTGTTGGGTCGCAACGCGACTCCAGTCGGGTCGCCGCAGTGCCCACCGGTCGTGGCTTTCTCAGCGGCAATTTGTATTACCTTCCCACCAATCTGGAACTGATGCAGATCGACGTCAGCACGGGGACTTTGTTGGAAGCCATTCGCACGGAACGTCCCCTCGGAAATCTACTCAGCTATCGTGATCACATGGTGTCGCTAGGCCCGGATTACGTCACTGCTTACTCACGAGTTGATCGCCTCAAGCTACTTGTCGAAGAGCAGCTTGCCGATAACCCGAACGATCCCTGGAGCATCGAACAGCAAGGTCTATTACTGATAGATGAAGGGCAATCCGAAGAGGCATTGCAGTTCTTACGACAAGCGTTTGAACTTTACTCCCCTGAGGATGATCGACGAGAAGGTGCCAAAACACTCTTGGTGGACACACTGCTCGACGCTTTAAAAACCAACTTCGCTAACAACGGAAAGCTCGCCGAAGAAGTCAACGATTTGATCGATCGTCCTCTGCAACGAGAAAAATACTTACGGCTGATGGGCAAAGGATTACTTGACTCGGGCAAACCGAAAGCCGCCTTCGATGCTTACTTGGAATTGGCGTTTCATCAATCCAACTCACCATCGATGCGGAGCAGCGGCAGCCTGCCGTTGTTAGAAAGCGGCTCTCGGATGCATTTAGTGCGTCGCGATCGGTTTGTGCGTTCGGGAATTCGCGAAAGCTTAAGACAGGCGACGTCCGATCAACAGGCAGAAATGAATGCTGCGATCGAATCCCGTTTGGAAATCGCAATGAACTCAGACAGTCCGGGCCCGTTGGAAAACCTTCTAGCGATCTTCGGTGACCACGAAGATTCACATCGCATTCGGCTCGAATTAGCCAGCCGTTACCTCAAAGCAGGAAAATTCCTGAATAGCGAGTTTGTCGTTGGTCCTCTTTTGAGTTCAAAGCGCCCGGAGATCGCCGCCCCCGCTTGGGCAATCTCAGCAGCCATCTTGAGCGCGGCCGAGCAAGCTTCAGCGGCTGCAGAATGCCTGCAGCATATCCAACAAACTTGGCCCAATCAGATTTGCTACCAAGGCCAAACCGTGGAAGAAATGATTGCCGCCCTCCCCAAGGAAAGCGGGACGGCTTTTGAAATGTCTCGTGGTCCCCGCTGGCCCTACGGACGAGTTGCTGTCGAACCCATCAAGGCGGTAGCGTCGAACTTGACCCGTCGTTTTCAACCTTACGCGAAATTCCGCCCCATCCCGATCTTGGAACAAAGCGGTGCGATTAAGCCACGATTCCAGGTCACGTTTGATACCAACGCAGCCACATCACTCGTCATAAAAGATACACTTGGCCGCGAAAAAACAAGAATCAACCAATTGCGTAATCAAACGCAACGTCTCAATGAAAACACGTTAACTTGCAAAACACTTGGCCATCTCTTGCTACTCAATTTGGGACAAGGCGTGGTGGCGGCCAACACACTCCAAACAGATCTCCCCACGCAAACGCAGATCCTATGGCCCGACAACTACAACGAAATGCTGTCGAGCACCGTCAATCGACGTACAATGCGCAGCAACACGTCGGTTCAAACCAATGCTTGGGGACAAAACGGCACTACCATCTCGGGCCGAAGAATCAACTCCATTGGCCCCGTCAGCTATGACGGAGTCCTTTACCAACAAGGCAGCCGCTTGATCTGCGTCGAACCGTTGAGCGGCGAGACTCTTTGGACACGCCAGGATCTTTCTGCCGACTCGCGAATCTGGGGCGACTCCGAGTTTGTTTTTGTCTCGGCTCGCAACACCGAAGAGGCAACCGTCTTTCGCACCCTGGACGGCGAACAAGTCGGACGCCGATCCGTGCCCGCAGAGAGTAAACGATGGAAGACAGAGGGGCGTCAGATTCTCACCTGGACGGAAGAAACGGTTGCCGGTGAAAAACGATGGAACCTAAAGCTTCTGGATCCCTGGACGCAAGAGAACAGCTGGGAACACTCTTTCACCCCATTCTCCAAGGGATTCGTAACACAAGACAATTACGTCGCCATCGTCGAATCAGAAGGCAAGTCTGGAAAGCTCACCCTGCTCGCCCTCGAAGACGGCAAGGTGCTGATCTCACAACCGCTGAAACCGTTCCTCAAAGGCAAAGCTCCGAGCGAGGTCTACCTCTTACCTTCAGAAGACCAGTGGTTAGTCATCGTCGGTTTCCCACCCGTTGCGGTAAACGGGCTCCAAGTCAACAGTTTTCCGGATGGAGGATCGGCTCCGCTCATCGACGCCCAAATCTACGCATTCGATCGTCAGTCAGGCCAATCGCAATGGGACGTTCCTGCGGTAGTTGAGGGGTTCAGTCTGCCGCTAGACCAACCCCAAGATCTACCCGTCCTGGCCTTTGTACGTCAAGAATTCAAAACGGGCAAAAGAAACAGTCGTAGTCGCCCCCAACTGGCCTTACTCTGCTTGGACAAACGAGATGGTCGCGTCCTGATGGACATCGACAAATTGAACTTCAGTTATGGAGGTTTCAAGATCCAGGGCAACGACGCCGACAAAAGTGTCTCGCTCCAACTCCAAAACGTCCACAATTACCGCCTGCAGTTCAGCCACCAGCCTCAAGCGCCCGAACCGCCTGCTCAAATGGGCTCTGCCGACAACCGTCCCCAAGGCACCGGTTTGTCGAGCGTCGTCGGCGCCGTGATCGGCGCGATTGGAAAACAAGTTCAAAAACAAGGCAAGGAAGCGGAAGAAGGGCTGATCAAAATCATCGAGAACCAGGCAAAGCCGGATCCGCCTCAACCACCGAAACCGGACAAATAA
- a CDS encoding BatA domain-containing protein produces the protein MQFVHSPLTWAFFLVLVPLVIHLINMMRHKRVQWAAMDFLLRSYKKHRRWVWLKQLLLLLLRMLAIAVVVAMLAKLVTNDKFSALFGNQTTHHFVLLDDSLSMSDRAAGSEAFDRARRAIAQIAARAANEGTSQKITLLRYSRARQGTGSGSTFSEESDTDAAAKQFEAQSVTVADLSAERATPSLEAQLEEKERSFNVTQLAVGPAEAIELAGQLIAESDDNKAILHLVSDFRSTDWQQPGDLRDALGKIEKTGVEIRFLRCVKSDSANLAITELTPAEGTQAAGVPLFVDVKVTNYSATAAEQIPIKIRSTFHATSADGKESAAETSDLPDLLIDRIEPGATVSRQFQVFFPTAGQHSLQASLPMDAVEADNHRWCVIDLAIGDPVLIVDGDADQRSQYYLESMFRPGTKTRTGILPESQPPSFLRDVAPEELERFQAIYLMNVAQLDQRALQNLQQYVEQGGGLAIFMGPNCNASFYTNWYADGTGLFPAPLTRVRNLEPNANPNLPDVEFDNNPIFDILFGKRNPFARSIRINRFMATPDLWKPPSDSSIEVMATLRNRKPLILQRRFGDGRVVAVLTTLAPDWNNWALEPSFIVVALQLQSYLSEQHLTHHQRLVGAPLQIQLDATRYRPEIAFSLPATNNGPSLEVDLTAKPFGVTEDSPLLSATLGLDPQTGSMNNQTSDSGVYEARLRTLDGVPNRRRYPININTIESDLSMPSTVELAESLKPVNVTVSDADQLLFENSVEAGQSWGEFFLWTLIAILIVEQFVAYSASYHSPSSVRAGGLG, from the coding sequence ATGCAATTTGTACATTCCCCACTGACCTGGGCCTTCTTTTTGGTCCTGGTTCCCCTGGTGATTCATCTCATCAATATGATGCGTCACAAGCGGGTCCAGTGGGCTGCAATGGACTTCCTGCTTCGCAGTTACAAGAAACATCGGCGTTGGGTTTGGTTGAAGCAACTGCTGCTGCTGCTACTCCGCATGCTGGCCATCGCAGTCGTCGTCGCCATGCTCGCTAAGCTGGTTACCAATGACAAATTCTCCGCCTTGTTCGGAAACCAAACGACCCATCATTTTGTGCTACTCGACGACAGTCTTTCGATGTCAGACCGTGCCGCAGGGAGTGAAGCGTTTGATCGAGCTCGACGGGCTATTGCTCAAATCGCAGCACGAGCCGCGAACGAAGGTACGTCTCAAAAAATAACCTTATTGCGTTATTCACGAGCTCGCCAGGGAACAGGCAGCGGCTCAACCTTCAGCGAGGAATCTGACACGGATGCAGCTGCGAAACAATTTGAAGCTCAGTCCGTAACCGTAGCTGACCTCAGTGCTGAACGAGCCACGCCTAGCTTAGAAGCCCAATTAGAGGAAAAGGAACGCTCATTCAACGTCACTCAACTCGCAGTGGGCCCCGCCGAAGCCATTGAGTTAGCCGGCCAACTCATCGCCGAATCGGATGACAACAAGGCGATTCTACACCTCGTGTCCGACTTTCGCTCGACCGACTGGCAGCAACCTGGCGATTTACGTGATGCACTTGGAAAGATTGAAAAGACGGGCGTGGAAATACGTTTCCTGCGATGTGTGAAATCCGATTCTGCCAACCTGGCAATCACCGAACTCACGCCAGCCGAGGGGACCCAAGCAGCTGGCGTGCCGCTCTTCGTCGACGTCAAAGTCACCAACTATTCCGCCACGGCTGCGGAACAAATCCCCATCAAAATTCGTTCGACATTTCATGCGACCTCCGCCGATGGCAAGGAATCAGCGGCAGAAACATCCGATTTACCCGATCTCCTCATCGATCGCATCGAGCCGGGCGCAACGGTTTCGCGTCAATTCCAGGTCTTCTTCCCCACCGCAGGACAACATTCGCTGCAAGCGTCACTTCCCATGGATGCGGTCGAGGCTGACAATCACCGTTGGTGCGTGATCGATCTGGCGATCGGCGACCCTGTCTTGATCGTCGATGGCGATGCCGACCAGCGTTCGCAATACTACCTCGAATCGATGTTTCGCCCCGGAACCAAGACACGAACGGGGATTTTACCCGAGTCGCAGCCGCCGAGCTTCCTGCGGGATGTAGCGCCCGAGGAACTGGAGCGTTTTCAAGCCATCTACCTGATGAATGTCGCCCAACTAGATCAACGCGCGCTGCAAAACCTACAGCAGTACGTCGAGCAGGGCGGTGGTTTGGCGATCTTCATGGGACCAAACTGCAATGCGTCCTTCTACACGAATTGGTACGCGGACGGTACGGGCCTGTTTCCGGCGCCCCTCACGCGAGTGAGGAATCTGGAACCGAACGCAAATCCCAATTTGCCTGACGTTGAATTCGATAATAATCCGATCTTCGACATCTTATTCGGAAAGCGTAATCCGTTCGCTCGATCCATCCGAATCAACCGATTCATGGCGACTCCTGATCTGTGGAAGCCGCCAAGCGATTCGTCGATCGAGGTCATGGCAACACTGCGAAATCGCAAGCCACTGATCCTCCAACGACGCTTTGGTGACGGGCGGGTCGTGGCAGTATTGACGACCCTTGCACCCGATTGGAACAACTGGGCATTGGAACCCAGCTTTATCGTCGTCGCTTTACAGCTTCAGTCGTATCTCTCCGAACAACACTTGACTCACCATCAACGTCTTGTGGGTGCACCACTTCAAATACAATTAGACGCTACTCGTTACCGACCTGAAATCGCTTTTAGTTTACCAGCGACAAACAACGGCCCTAGCTTAGAAGTCGACCTCACTGCGAAGCCATTTGGCGTTACCGAAGATTCGCCACTGCTTTCTGCGACACTCGGCCTCGATCCCCAAACAGGATCGATGAACAACCAAACGAGTGATAGCGGAGTTTATGAAGCTCGACTGCGAACACTTGACGGCGTACCCAATCGCCGACGATACCCAATCAATATTAATACTATTGAGAGTGATCTCTCAATGCCGTCAACGGTCGAATTAGCTGAGTCTCTTAAGCCAGTGAATGTAACGGTAAGCGACGCAGATCAGCTGTTGTTCGAGAACTCTGTGGAAGCTGGACAATCCTGGGGTGAGTTCTTTCTGTGGACGCTCATCGCGATCTTGATCGTAGAACAATTCGTCGCCTATTCCGCCAGTTACCACTCCCCCTCCAGCGTACGAGCAGGAGGGCTTGGATGA
- a CDS encoding DUF58 domain-containing protein, giving the protein MPDSKRFLHPEAVKRISRLELRARHIVEGFLSGMHRSPYFGQSVEFRQHREYAAGDDLRHVDWKVWARQDRLYVKQFEEDTNLRCTLLVDVSNSMNYGSGAMNKYEYACTVASSLAYLVLKQNDAVGCMSFDQSLRRTVPYRTRHTHLLSVVEALSVSEPQDKTEIYSILRGVAENAPRRGMMVLISDLLADQESTLKGLRLLRQRGHDVLVLHVMDDDELDFPFNGSMRFEGLESDAALTCNPRALREGYLKSLNEFLDSTRHACAKNTIDYQLVRTSDPLDAALATFLCNRLGMHHRN; this is encoded by the coding sequence ATGCCCGATTCCAAAAGATTTTTGCATCCTGAGGCCGTAAAGCGAATCTCTCGGCTGGAACTGCGGGCGCGGCACATCGTCGAGGGATTTCTTTCCGGCATGCACCGTAGCCCTTATTTCGGGCAGTCGGTGGAATTCCGCCAGCACCGCGAATACGCGGCGGGGGACGACTTGCGCCATGTCGATTGGAAAGTTTGGGCCCGTCAGGACCGACTGTACGTAAAACAATTCGAGGAAGACACCAATCTGCGTTGTACGTTGCTGGTCGACGTGTCGAACAGCATGAACTACGGCAGCGGAGCGATGAACAAGTACGAGTACGCCTGCACCGTCGCCTCAAGCCTCGCCTATCTGGTCTTGAAGCAAAACGATGCCGTCGGCTGTATGTCATTCGACCAATCGCTTCGTCGCACGGTTCCGTACCGTACGCGCCACACTCATTTGCTCTCCGTGGTTGAGGCACTTTCGGTCAGTGAGCCGCAAGACAAGACTGAGATCTACAGTATCTTGCGGGGGGTTGCCGAAAACGCACCGCGACGTGGCATGATGGTTTTAATCTCCGACCTCCTGGCCGATCAAGAATCCACCCTCAAAGGCCTACGTTTGCTACGCCAACGCGGCCACGACGTACTTGTGCTACACGTCATGGACGATGATGAACTTGATTTCCCCTTCAATGGCTCGATGCGTTTCGAAGGACTCGAATCCGATGCGGCGCTTACCTGCAATCCTCGAGCTTTGCGGGAGGGTTATCTGAAATCCTTAAACGAATTCCTCGATTCCACTCGACACGCCTGCGCAAAAAACACGATCGACTACCAATTGGTTCGCACAAGTGATCCGTTGGACGCAGCTTTGGCAACGTTCCTCTGCAACCGTTTAGGAATGCACCATCGCAACTGA
- a CDS encoding HU family DNA-binding protein, with product MAKATVKKAPTKTEIMNNIAEATELSKKQVAEVMDALSEEIRKSIAKRGGPGNFSIPGLCKIVVQRKPATKERKGINPFTGEETTFKAKPARNVVKIRPLKNLKDMVG from the coding sequence ATGGCGAAAGCGACCGTAAAGAAAGCGCCGACCAAGACCGAGATCATGAACAATATCGCTGAGGCGACGGAGCTGTCTAAGAAGCAGGTCGCCGAGGTGATGGATGCACTTTCCGAAGAAATTCGTAAGTCCATCGCAAAGCGTGGAGGTCCGGGTAATTTTTCAATTCCTGGCCTTTGCAAGATCGTGGTTCAACGCAAGCCGGCGACAAAAGAACGAAAGGGTATTAATCCTTTCACAGGCGAAGAGACCACCTTCAAGGCCAAGCCAGCCCGCAATGTGGTTAAAATTCGTCCCCTCAAGAACCTCAAGGACATGGTGGGTTAA
- a CDS encoding MoxR family ATPase, with translation MNDSQHEAIRKLSEAREKIIGELSQIIVGQHEVIDELLITLFSRGHCLLEGVPGLAKTLMISTLSRTLNLSFSRIQFTPDLMPADITGTEIIEENRSTGSRERRFMEGPLFANVILADEINRTPPKTQAALLEAMQERQVTVGREQRGLSDPFFVLATQNPIEQEGTYPLPEAQQDRFMFKVYVKYPSFDEEFEIARRTTTTQQDSVKPVLTADHIIELQRIVREVPISDHIIRYALSLVRQTRVGSPGVPDFVDEMSSWGAGPRAVQFLILGGKARALLQGRTHVSTEDIQALAKPTLRHRIVVNFAAESDGVTPDDIIDRLLEATPTKEDELTSDARFQKIFAS, from the coding sequence ATGAACGACTCACAACACGAGGCGATACGCAAGCTCAGTGAAGCTCGGGAAAAAATCATCGGTGAGCTTTCCCAAATCATCGTGGGACAACACGAGGTCATCGACGAACTCCTGATCACCCTCTTCAGTCGTGGCCACTGCCTACTGGAAGGCGTTCCCGGCCTGGCGAAGACGTTGATGATCAGTACGCTCTCCCGAACGCTCAATCTCTCGTTTAGTCGCATCCAATTTACTCCGGACTTAATGCCGGCCGACATCACGGGTACGGAAATCATTGAGGAGAATCGGAGCACGGGCTCACGTGAACGACGGTTCATGGAAGGTCCCTTATTCGCCAACGTGATTCTGGCCGATGAAATCAATCGAACGCCTCCTAAAACACAAGCCGCTTTACTGGAGGCGATGCAAGAACGTCAAGTCACGGTGGGACGCGAACAACGGGGACTGTCGGATCCGTTTTTCGTGCTCGCCACGCAAAATCCGATTGAGCAAGAGGGTACCTATCCGCTCCCCGAGGCTCAACAGGATCGATTCATGTTCAAAGTCTACGTGAAGTATCCGAGTTTTGATGAAGAGTTCGAAATCGCTCGGCGCACAACCACCACTCAACAGGACAGTGTCAAACCCGTTTTGACGGCGGATCACATTATTGAACTCCAACGTATCGTGCGTGAAGTTCCAATCAGTGATCACATCATCCGATACGCACTCTCGCTCGTCCGACAAACTCGTGTCGGATCACCCGGCGTACCCGACTTCGTTGATGAGATGTCATCCTGGGGCGCTGGCCCCCGCGCAGTTCAATTTTTGATTCTTGGCGGCAAAGCTCGAGCATTACTCCAGGGTCGCACTCATGTTTCCACAGAAGACATCCAAGCCCTTGCAAAACCGACGCTTCGACATCGGATCGTCGTGAACTTCGCCGCGGAAAGTGACGGAGTCACGCCGGATGACATCATTGACCGACTTCTTGAAGCTACTCCAACCAAGGAAGATGAGCTGACCAGCGATGCCCGATTCCAAAAGATTTTTGCATCCTGA